One segment of Rosa chinensis cultivar Old Blush chromosome 6, RchiOBHm-V2, whole genome shotgun sequence DNA contains the following:
- the LOC112172777 gene encoding uncharacterized protein LOC112172777 gives MLFAVEGGGFFSSSASGYSKGLALLLLGHKDDDDKPMRVSPWNQYQLVDQESDSHLQLASTKNRLSRGCASFVCFGRASAGLDTPSPLKVGPAQQQDVLHESVASDKGEDHAATPEEFHTARKLALKSSLKKPSKSIPVPVQSSNEHETNSQIPGNAERRKVQWTDTCGSELVDIREFEPSEADGSDDEFNNGNERSCSCVVM, from the exons ATGTTATTTGCAGTAGAAGGAGGAGGGTTCTTCTCGTCTTCAGCTTCTGGGTATAGCAAAGGTTTGGCCCTTCTACTCTTGGGTCACAAGGACGACGACGATAAACCCATGAGAGTTTCGCCGTGGAATCAGTACCAGTTGGTGGACCAAGAATCTGACTCTCACCTCCAGCTGGCTTCCACGAAGAACCGACTTTCCCGCGGTTGCGCCTCCTTTGTCTGCTTTGGTCGCGCTTCCGCCGGGCTTGACACTCCGTCTCCCCTTAAAGTGGGCCCTGCCCAACAGCAGGATGTCTTGCATGAGTCTGTTGCTTCTGATAAAGGCGAGGATCATGCTGCTACCCCCGAGGAGTTTCATACTGCAAGAAAACTTGCTCTCAAAAGTAGCTTGAAGAAGCCATCAAAAAGCATACCAGTTCCTGTCCAGAGTTCTAATGAACATGAAACAAATAGTCAAATTCCAGGCAATGCTGAAAGGAGAAAAGTGCAGTGGACTGATACTTGTGGGAGTGAGCTCGTTGATATCAGAGAATTTGAACCCAG TGAAGCGGATGGATCAGATGATGAATTCAACAATGGGAATGAAAGAAGTTGTTCGTGTGTGGTTATGTAG